One window of Athalia rosae chromosome 2, iyAthRosa1.1, whole genome shotgun sequence genomic DNA carries:
- the LOC105688496 gene encoding galactose mutarotase-like — MSSANTLVQEDGFGLIPRQHSSSNSTRQSYEIVRRYTMTNSGKSSVRLISWGAGIQSVKIPNDKGILGDVVLGYDSMNGYLKNKNNQFRNISGRVENHISSNGQLSKFRKQKNFEEDTKNRSHGFDDRNWDSYILGNQVVMSNLSNNSGAKLLTQVKYSWTDENQLNINIQATSTRPTPVNVTARCLFNLAGHGTGAKELKKHVVTINAEKWTFMDLKDGIPNGAIRSVKSTIYDLRFPTCLTNERLCRVPGGGYDHNLCIDSPSVWCYRFHARVLHPGSGRFMEVYSNQPGIQFYTGNDIPDPKSLQPSRADIDHFNCCQGACGDQINSGMKSRLLTTEKQDDSPAGKDGIRYQKHGGMILSPQNYPNAINTEGFPPCVLRPGKIYVHDLTYKFGVLRKK, encoded by the exons ATGTCCTCTGCAAACACCCTTGTGCAAGAAGATGGCTTCGGTCTTATCCCCAGACAACATTCCAGCTCTAATTCAACTCGACAGAGTTATGAAATcgtcagaag ATACACTATGACCAATTCTGGAAAATCTTCGGTTCGTCTTATATCCTGGGGGGCTGGTATACAGTCCGTAAAAATTCCGAATGACAAGGGAATTTTGGGCGACGTCGTCCTTGGATATGATTCCATGAATG gatacctgaaaaataaaaataatcaatttcgAAACATTAGCGGACGGGTGGAAAACCACATCTCTTCTAACGGTCAGCTTTCCAAATTCAGAAAGCAGAAGAACTTCGAGGAAGacacgaaaaatcgatctcaCGGTTTTGATGACCGTAACTGGGATTCCTACATTTTGGGAAACCAAGTG GTGATGAGCAATCTCAGCAATAATTCAGGCGCGAAGTTACTGACGCAGGTTAAATATTCGTGGACTGATGAGAATCAACTCAATATAAACATTCAGGCCACGTCTACGAGACCAACCCCGGTAAACGTTACCGCACGTTGTCTCTTCAATCTTGCTGGACAC GGCACAGGAGcgaaggaattaaaaaaacatgttGTGACGATAAACGCTGAAAAATGGACGTTCATGGACCTCAAAGACGGCATCCCAAACGGGGCTATCAGATCCGTCAAATCTACAATCTATGATCTACGATTTCCAACTTGTCTGACCAACGAAAGACTTTGCCGAGTTCCAGGCGGTGGATACGATCATAATTTATGCATAGATTCACCTAGCGTTTGGTGTTACAGATTTCACGCAAG AGTCCTGCACCCCGGCTCGGGACGCTTCATGGAAGTTTATTCAAATCAGCCAGGAATCCAGTTTTATACGGGAAATGACATCCCGGATCCAAAATCCCTGCAACCCAGCCGTGCGGATATCGATCATTTCAACTGTTGTCAGGGAGCTTGTGGTGATCAGATAAATAGCGGTATGAAGAGCAGATTACTAACGACAGAAAAACAGGATGATTCTCCTGCCGGAAAAGATGGAATTAGATACCAAAAACACGGCGGTATGATTCTCTCCCCCCAAAATTATCCTAATGCGATAAACACCGAGGGATTTCCGCCCTGCGTTTTAAGACCGGGAAAAATATACGTTCATGATTTGACGTACAAGTTCGGAGtgctaagaaaaaaatga